A genomic region of Sarcophilus harrisii chromosome 6, mSarHar1.11, whole genome shotgun sequence contains the following coding sequences:
- the SMTNL1 gene encoding smoothelin-like protein 1, with the protein MEKENGKPLQDGTTEEDLAKDLEQKMSDKKEENGKGEAQSKAKIENDEEAESNTKKEADEKEETKPVSQGEADGAKETQSNLKKEADGKEETKSEPKEEANEKKEAKSETKKEADGKEEAKSETKEEGDGKEEAKSELKKEAEGKEEAKSETKKEAEGKEEAKSKTKKEAEGKEEANSETKTEAEGKEEAKSETKKEAEGKEEANSETKTEADREVKCDSLEEATKESEENKETSCSELEAETISDTQITQEEGDNEGAEKEQGEDSGAIPSSPEWPESPTGEDSIGPESPTASESSLSDVPQSPTGPSPSEEKKKEKPSEHRVSAPARPRGPRAQNRKAIMDKFGGAATGPAPLFRNAKAAGAAVGSVRNMLLEWSRAMTRNYEHVDIQNFSSSWSSGMAFCALIHKFFPDAFDYTTLDPKKRRENFTLAFSTAENLADCAQLLEVDDMVRLSVPDSKCVYTYIQELYRSLVQKGLVKTKKK; encoded by the exons atggaaaaggaaaatgggaagccCCTTCAGGATGGGACCACGGAGGAAGACTTAGCCAAAGACTTGGAGCAGAAGATGTCtgacaagaaggaagaaaatggaaaaggggagGCCCAGTCTAAGGCCAAGATAGAGAATGATGAGGAAGCCGAATCCAATACCAAAAAGGAGGCTGATGAAAAAGAGGAGACTAAACCTGTATCCCAAGGAGAGGCAGATGGGGCAAAGGAAACTCAATCTAACTTGAAAAAAGAGGCTGATGGGAAAGAGGAGACCAAGTCTGAACCCAAAGAAGAGGCCAATGAGAAAAAGGAGGCCAAATCTGAAACCAAAAAAGAGGCTGATGGGAAAGAGGAAGCCAAATCTGAAACCAAAGAAGAAGGCGATGGAAAAGAGGAGGCTAAGTCTGAACTCAAAAAAGAGgctgaagggaaagaggaggctAAGTCTGAAACCAAAAAAGAGgctgaagggaaagaggaggctAAATCTAAAACCAAAAAAGAGgctgaagggaaagaggaggctAATTCTGAAACCAAAACAGAGgctgaagggaaagaggaggctAAGTCTGAAACCAAAAAAGAGgctgaagggaaagaggaggctAATTCTGAAACCAAAACAGAGGCTGACAGAGAAGTGAAATGTGACTCACTAGAGGAGGCAACAAAGGAGTCCGAGGAGAATAAGGAGACTTCCTGCTCAGAATTGGAGGCAGAAACCATTTCTGACACTCAGATTACCCAG GAGGAAGGTGATAATGAGGGAGCTGAGAAGGAGCAGGGAGAAGACTCAGGAGCAATTCCTAGCTCACCAGAGTGGCCTGAGAGCCCCACTGGAGAGG actCTATTGGTCCAGAGAGCCCAACAGCCAG TGAGTCCTCCCTCAGCGATGTGCCCCAGAGTCCCACAGGCCCCTCACCCTctgaggagaagaagaaggagaagccTTCGGAACATAGAGTTTCTGCTCCAGCTCGACCCCGGGGACCCAGGGCTCAGAACCGAAAGGCCATCATGGACAAATTTGGGGG AGCAGCCACGGGTCCTGCCCCCCTTTTCCGGAACGCCAAGGCAGCCGGGGCAGCTGTGGGCAGCGTCAGGAACATGCTGCTTGAGTGGAGTCGGGCCATGACCAGAAACTATGAG CACGTGGACATTCAGAACTTCTCCTCCAGCTGGAGCAGTGGAATGGCCTTCTGTGCCCTCATCCACAAATTCTTCCCCGATGCCTTTGACTACACCACCCTTGATCCCAAGAAGCGCCGGGAAAACTTCACCCTGGCTTTCTCTACGGCTGA GAACCTGGCTGACTGTGCGCAGCTGCTGGAAGTCGATGACATGGTCCGGCTGAGTGTCCCCGACTCCAAATGTGTCTACACCTACATCCAGGAGCTGTACCGCAGCCTGGTGCAGAAGGGACTGGTGAAAACCAAGAAGAAATGA
- the TIMM10 gene encoding mitochondrial import inner membrane translocase subunit Tim10 has translation MDPVRAQQLAAELEVEMMADMYNRMTSACHRKCVPPHYKEAELSKGESVCLDRCVSKYLDIHERMGKKLTELSMQDEELMKRMQQGSGPV, from the exons ATGGATCCAGTTAGAGCCCAGCAGCTGGCAGCTGAGCTGGAGGTGGAGATGATGGCCGACATGTACAACAG GATGACCAGTGCCTGCCACCGCAAGTGTGTCCCTCCCCATTATAAGGAAGCAGAACTTTCCAAGGGTGAATCTGTGTGTCTGGATCGATGTGTCTCCAAATACTTGGACATCCATGAGCGAATGGGCAAAAAACTGACAGAACTGTCCATGCAAGATGAAGAGCTGATGAAGAGGATGCAGCAAGGCTCGGGGCCAGTGTGA